The DNA region TCCGCAATCTCGTCGAGGAACACGGTTCCGCCGTCGGCCAGCTCGAACTTCCCCGGCCTGCCCTCGCGCCTTGCGCCGGTGAACGCGCCCCCCTCGTAACCGAACAGTTCGCTCTCGATGAGTTCGCGCGGGATGGCCCCGCAGTTAAGAGCCACGAAAGGCCCGCGCGCCCGCTGGCTGGCGTTGTGGATCGCCTGGGCTACCATCTCTTTCCCAGTTCCCGTCTCTCCCGTAATAAGGATGTTCAGCGGCGTCGCGGCAGCGTGTCTGGCCAGGGTTACCGCACTCTTCACGGCGTCCGAACAGTACACGAGATCGTCGAAGGAGAAGGTGGCCTTGTGCCCAGCGATCTTGTGGACGAGTCTGTGCACTCCCTTGGCCTCCCTCAACGTCATCACCATGCCAGGGGCGCTTGCCTCCGAACCCATGATGGCCCTGGCGCTGCTGGTGCAGTACACCTTGCCGGCAGGCGTCACGACAAGGGCCTCCTGGTCTGCGTATTCGCGGCGCTGCAAGAGACTTCGGGCCACCGGGTTCGACTCGTCGAAGAACGAGATTATGGGGCGGCCCAGGATATCCGTCTCGGACCTCCCCAGAAGCCGGGCCGCGGCTGCGTTAACCTGCTTGACGACGCCGCCGGAATCCACGGAAAGCACACCCTCGGAAATGGACGAAAACGTGGCGCGGAACGCCCTGTTGCTGATCTCCACCTCGCGGACGGCCGCTTCCCACCTCAGCTGATTCTCGATGGCCCGGGCAGCCGCCATGACCATTCCGAGGGTATGCGGGTGCACCAATTCGCACGGCCCCGTCATGTCGAGGACCCCAATGAACCTGCCCGCCTGGTCGTGGACCGGGGCGGCCGAACATGTCCATGGGTGGTGGAGTGAGCAGTAATGCTCCGCACCGCAGACCTGCATGGGGGCGTCAATCGCCAGCGCAGTGCCGATGGCGTTGGTGCCGACCGCCTGCTCGTTCCATCTCGCGCCGGGCACAAAGTTGAGTTCGCCGGCACGTCTCGAAACCGCGGGGTCGCCCACCACTTCGAGGAGGACGGGCTCGTCGTCCGTCAATACCACGATGAAACCCGCCCCGGCAACGCGGTAGAGATCCTCCATGAACGGCCTGGCGATGCTGATGAATTGCCGGTTGGCCTCGATCTTGGCGCGAAGAACCGGCTCGTCCACCACCGGGCCGGTGCCGCCGTAGGGGTTGACTCCGTACGATCTGCACCTCAACCACGATGCGAGGATTCCTTCTTTGACCTTCGGGCCGGGCATGACGTTCCGGTTTACGAACCCCTCCCACGCATGGAGCACGGGGTCCGGTCGGGGCGCACCGATGCCGGCCATGGTGGTCCCTCCTGGGTTACATACTGGCGCACCTGCGGTACTGAAAGGGCTTCAACTGACCTGTGGAAGCATGTTTGGTGAGCATCGCGTTTGAACGAGGCAATTCAGTCACGTTGCGGGGAGTCTTCGACGGTCGAATTGCAGATCCTGCCAGCCAGCCGGTATGCGCCGGACTCCGGTCAGGCCGGCAACGTCATAAGGCCTCCAACCTGCGATTTGATGGAGGAGGCGGACCAGGTCGGGAGCCTTTACGTACCACCAGGGCACATTGGCCCAGGCCGCTCTGTGGTACACGACCGAGTAACGCAAACCGCCTCATACCATTATCCCGCCCTCATCGATTTCATCTCAGCGGGCACTCTCCGCACGCCGGTCCCCGCTTCGTACAGTAATGCTTACCAAGGTGTACCAATAGCGCGTGGTACTCGTTGAACATGCGCGGGTTCGCAGGCAGGTTATTCATGAACAGCGCGCGGACGTCTTCATACGCCGCGTCCGGCGGGACCAGGCCCAGCCTGCTGAGCACCCGGACTGTGTACGCGTCCACGACGAACGTCGGGAGGCCGCCGGCGTAGAGCATGATCGAGTCCACCGTCTCGCGGCCGAGGCCCCACACCGCGAGCAGCTCGCCCCTGAGCTCGCCGGCGGGCGTCGCGAACATCCGGATGAGGCTGCCGCCGTGCCTACCCCAAAAGTATTCGAGGAACGACTTGAGCTTCTTCACCTTCTGCCGGTAGTAACCCGTCGGGCGAACGAGGGGTTCGATCTCCTCGTTGGGTGTTACGAACAGGCCGCGCGGGTCGAGAAGTCCCGCCTGTTTGAGATTGGCTATCGCCTGGGCAACGTTTGTCCAGGACACCGACT from Bacillota bacterium includes:
- a CDS encoding sigma-54-dependent Fis family transcriptional regulator, which encodes MAGIGAPRPDPVLHAWEGFVNRNVMPGPKVKEGILASWLRCRSYGVNPYGGTGPVVDEPVLRAKIEANRQFISIARPFMEDLYRVAGAGFIVVLTDDEPVLLEVVGDPAVSRRAGELNFVPGARWNEQAVGTNAIGTALAIDAPMQVCGAEHYCSLHHPWTCSAAPVHDQAGRFIGVLDMTGPCELVHPHTLGMVMAAARAIENQLRWEAAVREVEISNRAFRATFSSISEGVLSVDSGGVVKQVNAAAARLLGRSETDILGRPIISFFDESNPVARSLLQRREYADQEALVVTPAGKVYCTSSARAIMGSEASAPGMVMTLREAKGVHRLVHKIAGHKATFSFDDLVYCSDAVKSAVTLARHAAATPLNILITGETGTGKEMVAQAIHNASQRARGPFVALNCGAIPRELIESELFGYEGGAFTGARREGRPGKFELADGGTVFLDEIAEMPLEMQVKLLRVVQERKVARLGSHDETPVDVRLIAATNVDLAEAAARGDFRKDLFFRLNVMPIRMPALRERPEDIAVLTNHFLKDLTGRLGKRALELEAGVMEILLAYTWPGNVRELENTLERAACLANDVIRMEHLPDPLRVAASGKETSKAQGITGPDEGLRLKAVEKEVIMDALDKSGGNISRAARTLGIGRNTLYRRLRDWGVNTQQAQGR
- a CDS encoding endonuclease III domain-containing protein, producing MGAGSNAAGRALSEMYDRLHASFGPQRWWPAETPFEVIVGAILTQSVSWTNVAQAIANLKQAGLLDPRGLFVTPNEEIEPLVRPTGYYRQKVKKLKSFLEYFWGRHGGSLIRMFATPAGELRGELLAVWGLGRETVDSIMLYAGGLPTFVVDAYTVRVLSRLGLVPPDAAYEDVRALFMNNLPANPRMFNEYHALLVHLGKHYCTKRGPACGECPLR